Proteins encoded within one genomic window of Fusarium musae strain F31 chromosome 4, whole genome shotgun sequence:
- a CDS encoding hypothetical protein (EggNog:ENOG41): MKFTSTSLALLASIPLVFSLPTESQPPTLKLEKPQGFDKIQKADPEHWLQAVKEEAARQEAAAASTFNETEALEARASWVYQVHGSYTDNLVNVGDVDTFYMLWTRMYDVSDDRGGLSDLTRGAWSKFCNGPSAGNGVTTRFVLDGRLSGWSMRDALIHSMWQTADGIGKKNGYTVYNNCYGFTWQEAKPGRTDSACGGRSGKACPHNSDCPLEGMECTGLKWGTWMPSIIRMNVYNRDGSLRADAYQARISSQAPGSGGCSKAQTIAAYVADFIPIAGPYFATGIRLDCLLQN, from the exons atgaagttcacTTCAACCTCTCTTGCGCTTCTCGCAAGCATTCCCCTCGTCTTCTCTCTCCCTACTGAATCTCAGCCACCCACTctgaagctcgagaagccTCAGGGTTTCGACAAGATCCAGAAGGCTGACCCCGAGCACTGGCTCCAAGCCGTCAAGGAAGAAGCAGCTCGCCAAGAAGCCGCTGCTGCCTCCACCTTTAACGAGACCGAAGCTCTCGAAGCACGCGCCAGCTGGGTCTACCAAGTCCACGGCAGCTACACCGACAACCTCGTCAACGTCGGTGACGTCGACACCTTCTACATGCTCTGGACGCGCATGTACGACGTCAGCGACGACAGGGGCGGTCTCTCAGACCTGACACGCGGCGCATGGAGCAAGTTCTGCAACGGCCCCTCTGCCGGCAATGGCGTGACCACACGATTCGTCCTCGACG GTCGTCTTAGCGGCTGGTCTATGCGTGATGCTCTGATCCACTCTATGTGGCAGACTGCTGATGGCATTGGCAAGAAGAACGGGTACACCGTTTACAACAACTGCTATGGCTTTACCTGGCAGGAAGCCAAGCCGGGAAGAACCGACTCGGCGTGTGGAGGACGATCTGGCAAGGCTTGCCCGCATAACTCTGACTGCCCGTTGGAGGGGATGGAGTGCACTGGTCTCAAGTGGGGAACTTGGATGCCCAGTATTATCCGCATGAACGTCTACAACCGCGATGGATCGCTTCGTGCTGATGCGTACCAGGCCAGAATCTCCTCGCAGGCTCCCGGTTCTGGTGGTTGCTCCAAGGCCCAGACTATTGCTGCCTATGTTGCTGACTTTATCCCTATTGCTGGACCTTACTTCGCCACTGGTATCCGTCTCGACTGTCTGCTGCAGAACTAA